In Tripterygium wilfordii isolate XIE 37 chromosome 15, ASM1340144v1, whole genome shotgun sequence, one DNA window encodes the following:
- the LOC120016232 gene encoding transcription initiation factor TFIID subunit 7: protein MEEQFILRVPPSIAERLNQLLSENASSSEDNSLDLSFSEDGRSGTFAIGSESFPASLLDLPAVVESYKTYDDCALVKTADIGQMIMVREAGDAAPDVLEYRHGLTPPMRDARKRRFRREPDLNPELVQRVEKDVLNIMAGVTIENVDAEVNEQADGDENARKGTKKAVPTPTAKTDVPETVANTGGPEGSDSDDSDDST from the exons ATGGAGGAACAATTCATACTCAGAGTTCCACCTTCTATTGCAGAGAGGTTAAATCAGCTTTTGAGTGAAAATGCTTCTTCCTCTGAAGATAACTCATTGGATTTGTCATTTTCTG AGGATGGGAGGAGTGGAACGTTTGCAATTGGCAGCGAGAGTTTCCCTGCATCTCTCTTGGATCTTCCTGCTGTTGTTGAGTCTTACAAAACTTATGATGATTGTGCACTTGTTAAAACTGCAGACATTGGTCAG ATGATAATGGTTAGAGAAGCTGGAGACGCTGCCCCAGATGTATTGGAGTACAGACATGGTCTCACACCTCCGATGAGAGATGCTCGAAAACGAAGATTTCGCAGGGAGCCAGATCTAAAT CCAGAGCTTGTGCAGCGTGTTGAGAAGGATGTGTTGAACATCATGGCTGGTGTAACAATTGAAAATGTCG ATGCTGAAGTGAATGAACAAGCTGATGGTGACGAGAATGCTCGTAAGGGGACCAAGAAAGCTGTCCCTACACCTACAGCGAAGACTGATGTCCCGGAAACAGTAGCTAACACTGGGGGACCTGAGGGAAGTGATTCTGATGACTCTGATGATTCCACTTGA
- the LOC119980108 gene encoding feruloyl CoA ortho-hydroxylase F6H1-3-like, giving the protein MAPTMATAITDSTDFSDFVINQGHGVKGLSELGLKRLPKQYIQPLEERINMTNVMPQESIPIIDMLKWDDVHVVESVCDAAEKWGFFQVINHGVPIDVLENVKDATHRFYGMPAEEKNKYSKKLSPSNNVRFGTSFIPEAEKALEWKDYLSLFYVSDEEASAFWPPFCKDQVLEYMKSSEVLIRRLLAMLTERLNVKEIDDAKTSLLMGSVRINLNYYPICPNPELTAGVGRHSDVSTLTILLQDDIGGLYVRGNRGDSWIHVPPVSGSLVINVGDALQIMSNGRYKSIEHRVLANGSKNRISVPIFANPRPRDMIGPLPELLAAGEKPLYKQVLYSDYVKHFFRKAHDGKKTVDFAKI; this is encoded by the exons ATGGCTCCAACTATGGCAACAGCGATCACTGACTCCACAGACTTTTCTGACTTTGTAATAAACCAAGGACATGGAGTGAAGGGTCTGTCTGAATTGGGTCTCAAGCGTCTCCCAAAACAGTATATCCAGCCTCTTGAGGAGAGGATCAATATGACTAATGTCATGCCTCAAGAGTCCATTCCCATCATCGACATGTTGAAATGGGATGACGTACATGTGGTAGAGTCTGTTTGTGATGCTGCAGAGAAGTGGGGGTTCTTCCAGGTTATAAACCATGGGGTGCCTATTGACGTCTTGGAGAATGTTAAGGATGCAACTCATCGGTTCTACGGGATGCCTGCAGAAGAGAAGAATAAGTACTCGAAAAAGCTATCACCTTCTAACAATGTTAGATTTGGTACAAGCTTCATTCCCGAAGCAGAGAAGGCTTTGGAGTGGAAAGATTACCTCAGCCTCTTCTATGTCTCTGATGAAGAAGCTTCTGCATTCTGGCCTCCTTTCTGCAA GGATCAAGTGCTAGAATACATGAAGAGCTCTGAAGTACTTATCAGGAGACTGTTAGCCATGCTAACGGAAAGACTGAATGTGAAGGAAATAGATGATGCAAAGACATCTTTATTGATGGGTTCAGTCAGAATTAACCTCAATTACTACCCGATATGCCCAAACCCTGAGCTCACGGCTGGAGTTGGCCGCCATTCTGATGTCTCCACCCTCACCATCCTCCTCCAAGACGACATTGGAGGGCTTTATGTGAGGGGCAATAGGGGTGATAGCTGGATACATGTCCCTCCAGTAAGTGGCTCTCTTGTCATCAATGTTGGTGATGCACTACAGATAATGAGCAATGGTCGGTACAAGAGCATTGAGCACCGTGTGCTTGCCAATGGGAGCAAAAACAGGATCTCAGTTCCAATTTTTGCCAACCCCAGACCACGCGACATGATTGGTCCTCTGCCTGAACTGCTAGCTGCTGGAGAGAAACCACTGTACAAGCAGGTTCTGTATTCTGACTATGTCAAGCATTTCTTCAGGAAGGCACATGACGGGAAGAAAACAGTTGATTTTGCAAAGATATGA
- the LOC119980111 gene encoding F-box/kelch-repeat protein At2g44130-like: MESTVSTELIPGLPEELGLECLTRLPYTAHRFASRVCRRWSRLLLSKEFYYHRKKYGYTHKIACLVQARKAVSTDRVKPGGSPDYGITVFDSVSHSWERLDPVPDYPNGLPLFCQLASCEGKLVVMGGWDPDSYNPITDVWVYDFATQRWTRGKDMPSKRSFFAIGAFAGRVYVAGGHDENKNALKTGCVYDLGGNEWSELAQLSRERDECEGVVIGEEFWVLSGYGTESQGEFVGSADVYDFSSGQWRPVEGVWEAGGCPRTCVGVGKDGQLVNWAELDPAVRVGICGVTLGSRALVTGSGYQGGPHGFYMMEMRGGQNSKLEDINVSDEFLGFVQSGCSVEI, translated from the coding sequence ATGGAAAGCACGGTGTCCACTGAGTTAATTCCGGGTCTGCCCGAGGAGCTCGGTCTCGAGTGCTTGACTCGGTTGCCATACACGGCTCATCGATTCGCCTCCCGAGTTTGTCGGAGATGGAGCCGATTACTTTTAAGCAAAGAATTCTACTATCACCGTAAGAAGTACGGATACACCCACAAAATTGCTTGCTTGGTTCAAGCCCGCAAAGCAGTTTCAACAGATAGGGTAAAACCTGGTGGCTCGCCCGATTACGGAATCACCGTGTTTGACTCGGTGAGTCATTCGTGGGAGCGACTCGACCCGGTTCCGGACTACCCAAATGGGTTACCCTTGTTTTGTCAATTGGCAAGCTGCGAGGGGAAATTGGTGGTGATGGGCGGGTGGGACCCGGATAGTTACAATCCGATTACCGATGTTTGGGTGTATGACTTCGCGACCCAGCGATGGACGCGAGGGAAGGACATGCCTTCAAAGCGATCGTTTTTCGCAATTGGAGCTTTTGCGGGTCGGGTGTATGTGGCGGGTGGGCATGACGAGAACAAGAACGCGTTAAAAACCGGGTGTGTTTATGATTTGGGTGGGAACGAGTGGAGTGAGTTGGCTCAGTTGAGTCGAGAGAGGGACGAGTGCGAAGGGGTGGTAATAGGGGAGGAGTTCTGGGTTTTGAGTGGTTATGGCACGGAGAGTCAAGGAGAGTTCGTCGGAAGTGCTGATGTGTATGATTTCAGTTCAGGTCAGTGGAGGCCGGTCGAGGGAGTTTGGGAAGCGGGTGGGTGCCCGAGAACTTGTGTGGGTGTGGGGAAAGATGGGCAATTAGTGAATTGGGCGGAGCTGGACCCCGCAGTACGGGTCGGGATATGTGGAGTCACGTTGGGATCACGTGCTCTGGTGACGGGGTCAGGGTACCAAGGTGGACCACATGGCTTTTATATGATGGAAATGAGAGGAGGGCAAAATAGTAAATTGGAGGATATCAATGTATCTGATGAGTTTCTTGGATTTGTTCAATCTGGTTGTAGCGTGGAGATATAG
- the LOC120016233 gene encoding uncharacterized protein LOC120016233, whose protein sequence is MHLAKDSISKNPSRPLFCTISPVLVQPANSLTSMLENLGTCIFKNGYNFHVLNALRYYIQNSMLDLIFPSTICLGFNFMCIIRVYSLQPSRLVSFSCFKYEQHLWQHSVRCEIHAHKNILKEI, encoded by the exons ATGCATCTTGCAAAGGACTCCATCTCAAAGAATCCTAGCAGACCTCTCTTCTGTACTATTAGTCCTGTACTTGTGCAGCCag ctaatagCCTGACTTCCATGCTGGAAAATCTTGGAACTTGTATATTCAAAAATGGTTATAATTTCCATGTACTCAACGCCCTACGGTACTATATACAGAATTCAATGCTAGATCTGATTTTCCCTAGTACCATATGCCTTGGCTTTAATTTCATGTGTATTATTAGGGTTTACAGCTTGCAACCTTCAAGATTAGTctcattttcttgttttaaaTATGAGCAACATCTCTGGCAACACTCAGTACGTTGTGAAATCCATGctcacaaaaatattttaaaagaaatttga
- the LOC119980107 gene encoding probable acyl-activating enzyme 18, peroxisomal, which translates to MGKSISEMGVDDFVKSGMSIEEGKVFDEMLKGAVSAVNSSEPRELWREIVARRLLKPWHPHELHQLVYYSVYAHWDESTNGPPLYWFPSLYQSRQTNLGRAMEIHGPKFLGSSYEDPITSYNLFQKFSVQHPEAYWPIVLKELSVVFHEAPKCLLDTTDKSKRGGTWLPGSVFNIAECCLLSTSHPRKEDDSLAIVWREEGGDSSSVNHMTLKELREQVMLVAHALDATFSKGDAIAIDMPMTVNSVIIYLAIVLAGYAVVSIADSFAPKEIATRLRVSNAKGIFTQDFIVRGGRKVPLYSRVVEAAPLKAIVLPGTANERDVPLREQDLSWKCFLSRVNWNARPIYYPPISQPADSVTNILFSSGTTGEPKAILWTQLSPIRAASEAWSNVNIQVGDVYCWPTNLGWVMGPILLYSCFLTGATLALYHGSPLGRDFGKFVQDAGVTVLGTVPSLVKAWKNTNCMEGLDWTKIKSFASTGEASNVDDDLWLSSKAYYKPIIECCGGTELASSYIQGSLLQPQAFGAFSTATMTTGFVILDENGVPYPEDQRCVGEVGLFPIYLGASDRILNADHEKVYFKGMPMYKGMILRRHGDIIKRTVGGYFIVQGRADDTMNLGGIKTSSVEIERVCDRGDEGVLETAAVSVAPPGGGPELLVIFVVLKKGFNGEPDKLKMKFSKAIQSNLNPLFKVSFVKIVPEFPRTASNKLLRRELRDQVKQELSVRSRI; encoded by the exons ATGGGGAAGAGCATATCAGAAATGGGTGTGGATGATTTTGTGAAATCAGGCATGTCAATAGAAGAAGGCAAAGTATTCGATGAAATGCTTAAAGGAGCAGTTTCAGCAGTCAATAGCTCGGAACCAAGAGAGTTATGGCGCGAGATAGTGGCTCGAAGACTGCTCAAGCCATGGCACCCACATGAGTTGCATCAACTGGTCTACTACTCTGTGTACGCTCATTGGGATGAATCCACCAATGGCCCTCCGCTCTATTGGTTCCCTTCTCT ATATCAATCAAGGCAAACAAACTTGGGTCGTGCAATGGAAATTCATGGTCCAAAGTTTTTGGGATCTTCATACGAGGACCCCATAACTAGTTATAATCTATTTCAGAAGTTCTCCGTTCAACATCCTGAG GCTTATTGGCCAATTGTTCTAAAAGAACTTTCAGTTGTATTCCATGAAGCCCCTAAGTGCCTTCTAGATACCACCGACAAATCAAAACGTGGAGGAACTTGGCTTCCTGGTTCTGTCTTCAATATTGCTGAATGCTGTTTGCTATCCACGAGTCATCCTAGAAAAGAGGATGATAGCTTGGCTATTGTATGGAGAGAAGAAGGCGGTGATAGTTCTAGTGTTAATCATATGACATTGAAGGAACTTCGAGAACAAGTAAT GTTGGTGGCTCATGCACTGGATGCTACATTTTCAAAGGGTGATGCAATTGCAATTGACATGCCAATGACTGTCAATTCAGTTATCATCTATCTCGCAATTGTACTAGCAGGATATGCTGTTGTATCAATAGCGGATAGCTTTGCACCAAAGGAAATTGCTACCCGCCTGCGTGTGTCGAATGCAAAAGGAATCTTTACTCAG gatttcatagtcagaggagGTCGTAAAGTTCCTTTGTACAG TCGAGTTGTAGAAGCTGCTCCATTAAAAGCCATCGTGCTCCCTGGTACAGCGAATGAAAGAGATGTTCCATTGAGAGAACAAGATCTTTCTTGGAAATGTTTTCTATCCAGAGTAAATTGGAATGCAAG ACCAATTTACTATCCTCCGATTTCTCAACCGGCAGACTCCGTAACTAATATACTATTTTCATCTGGAACCACAG GTGAACCAAAAGCTATTTTGTGGACACAACTTTCACCGATTCGAGCTGCCAGTGAGGCATGGTCTAACGTTAATATTCAAGTTGGAGATGTTTATTGCTGGCCCACAAATTTAGGGTGGGTCATGGGGCCAATTCTACTTTATTCATGTTTTCTAACAGGGGCAACTCTTGCTCTCTATCATGGATCCCCTCTTGGACGCGATTTTGGAAAGTTTGTACAG GATGCTGGAGTCACTGTTTTGGGTACAGTTCCAAGTTTAGTAAAAGCTTGGAAGAATACAAACTGTATGGAAGGCTTAGATTGGACGAAAATAAA ATCCTTTGCTTCCACTGGGGAAGCCTCCAATGTCGATGATGACCTTTGGCTTTCTTCGAAAGCATATTACAAACCCATTATTGAATGTTGTGGTGGCACAGAGCTTGCATCTTCATACATCCAAGGAAGTCTACTGCAGCCACAAGCTTTTGGAGCATTTAGTACTGCAACAATGACAACAGGCTTTGTCATTCTTGATGAAAATGGAGTTCCTTAT CCAGAAGATCAACGTTGTGTTGGTGAAGTGGGTTTATTTCCTATATACTTGGGAGCATCTGATAGAATTCTTAATGCTGATCATGAGAAGGTTTACTTCAAGGGAATGCCGATGTACAAAGGAATG ATCCTCAGGAGGCATGGAGACATCATTAAGAGAACTGTTGGAGGCTATTTCATTGTACAGGGGAGGGCTGATGACACAATGAATCTCGGTGGCATAAAG ACGAGTTCTGTTGAAATTGAGCGCGTGTGTGACCGGGGTGATGAAGGCGTCTTGGAGACTGCTGCTGTCAGTGTTGCACCACCTGGTGGCGGTCCCGAATTGTTGGTAATATTCGTGGTATTAAAGAAAGGATTTAATGGTGAACCTGACAAATTGAAGATGAAGTTTTCGAAAGCCATCCAAAGCAACCTCAATCCGTTGTTTAAG GTGAGCTTTGTCAAGATAGTCCCAGAATTTCCTCGAACTGCTTCAAACAAGTTGCTCAGGAGAGAATTGAGGGACCAAGTGAAGCAAGAGTTATCTGTTCGCAGTAGAATTTAA
- the LOC119980109 gene encoding constitutive photomorphogenesis protein 10-like, whose protein sequence is MNMNHSSHTGIGTARTSSSLAIATSSATTSSWVSSSGKRIQREMMELNTDPPPDCSAGPKGDNLYHWISTFIGPPGTPYEDGIFFLDIIFPSEYPFEPPKVVFKTRIFNCNVDSSGNVHLGILKDGWSPALTITKVLLAIKSIFTNPDPYNALVPGIAHLYLADRTKHDDLAAEWTLRFAK, encoded by the exons ATGAACATGAACCACAGTAGCCACACAGGGATCGGGACGGCGAGAACATCGTCGTCGCTAGCAATAGCGACATCGTCTGCGACGACGTCGTCATGGGTGTCGTCTTCGGGTAAGAGGATACAGAGGGAGATGATGGAGCTCAACACGGATCCTCCTCCAGACTGCTCCGCCGGTCCCAAGGGGGATAATCTCTACCACTGGATCTCCACCTTCATTGGTCCCCCTG GAACTCCATATGAAGATGGAATATTTTTCCTGGACATAATATTTCCAAGTGAATACCCATTCGAACCACCCAAG GTAGTTTTCAAAACTCGTATCTTCAATTGCAATGTTGATTCTTCTGGCAATGTTCATTTGGGCATCTTGAAGGATGGTTGGAGTCCAGCTTTAACAATCACGAAGGTGTTACTTGCTATAAAATCTATTTTCACCAACCCTGACCCTT ATAATGCGCTTGTTCCGGGCATTGCCCATCTATATCTGGCAGACAGAACTAAACATGATGATTTAGCTGCAGAATGGACCCTGCGATTTGCCAAGTGA
- the LOC120017060 gene encoding serine/arginine-rich SC35-like splicing factor SCL33 produces MRGRSYSPSPPRGYGRRGRSPSPRGRYGGRDRDLPTSLLVRNLRHDCRPEDLRRPFGRFGPLKDIYLPRDYYTGEPRGFGFVQFVDPSDAVEAKHHMDGQVLLGRELTVVFAEENRKKPTEMRTRERPSRRYNDRRRSPPRYSPSPPPRYARSRSRSQDYYSPTPKRRQYSRSVSPQERRYRGERSYAHSPTFDGSRSRSQSPNRIQNRSQSQSPVRSRSRSPVRSRSRSPIRGRSFSPDGDYSREPKGSRSPSQ; encoded by the exons ATGAGAGGAAGGAGTTACAGTCCTTCTCCACCAAGAGGTTATGGCAGAAGAGGTCGGAGCCCTAGCCCTAGGGGAAGATATGGAGGCCGTGATAGAGATCTCCCTACTAGCCTCCTAGTTCGTAACCTTCGACATGACTGCAG gccAGAAGATCTTCGCCGGCCATTTGGACGGTTTGGTCCTCTAAAGGATATTTACTTGCCTAGAGATTATTATACTGG GGAACCTCGAGGTTttggttttgtccaatttgtgGATCCTTCTGATGCTGTAGAGGCCAAACACCATATGGATGGTCAGGTTCTCCTTGGTCGGGAGTTGACTGTGGTATTTGCAGAGGAGAATAGAAAGAAACCTACTGAGATGAGGACGAGGGAGCGACCGAG CCGTCGGTATAATGATCGAAGGCGATCTCCCCCGCGCTATTCTCCCTCTCCACCTCCACGCTATGCTAGATCACGATCTCGTAGTCAGGATTATTACTCTCCTACCCCAAAAAGAAGGCAGTACTCAAG GTCTGTCTCCCCACAAGAGAGAAGGTACAGAGGAGAGAGGTCATATGCTCATTCCCCTACATTTGATGGCTCAAGGAGCCGCAGCCAAAGTCCAAATAGGATTCAGAACCGAAGCCAAAGCCAGAGTCCTGTTAGAAGCCGTAGCAGGAGCCCCGTTCGAAGCCGAAGTCGTAGCCCAATCCGTGGCAGAAGCTTTAGCCCTGATGGAGATTACTCAAGGGAACCAAAAGGGAGTAGGTCTCCCAGTCAGTAA